A stretch of the Xiphias gladius isolate SHS-SW01 ecotype Sanya breed wild chromosome 19, ASM1685928v1, whole genome shotgun sequence genome encodes the following:
- the hscb gene encoding iron-sulfur cluster co-chaperone protein HscB, which yields MLSSNSLRIAWSSRTALRPTWLTTNRLSVSKTVTYSAHCISTSLPSRDPWHLDIDTRAPVKEGGLSWYTNQANSPRSYCTGQVKLSCWNCEKPLDKTPAFFCMSCKVVQPPEEGTSYFKIMDCDYTFTLDTQKLQKRYLQLQRSLHPDNFSQKSVKEQEYSESHSALVNQAYKTLLKPLSRGLYMLELEGMHIEEGNDSGADSEFLMELMEINEALDEAQTPKEANKISQDTKGKLADLTEQIDAALHKGELQTAKALLAQMKYYANIEEKAKEKLTKFM from the exons ATGTTGTCGTCGAACTCCTTGCGGATCGCGTGGTCGTCCCGAACCGCACTTCGCCCGACCTGGCTGACCACGAACCGATTGTCTGTCTCCAAAACTGTTACATATTCAGCTCATTGTATCTCTACCAGCCTCCCCAGCAGGGACCCATGGCACCTCGACATTGACACCAGAGCCCCGGTGAAGGAGGGAGGGCTGAGCTGGTACACTAATCAAGCCAACTCACCGAGGAGCTACTGTACAGGTCAGGTCAAGTTGAGCTGCTGGAACTGTGAAAAGCCCCTTGACAAAACGCCTGCATTCTTCTGCATGTCATGCAAAGTAGTCCAGCCCCCTGAAGAAGGGACATCTTACTTCAAGATCATGGACTG TGACTACACGTTCACGCTGGACACACAAAAGCTGCAGAAAAGATACTTGCAGCTCCAGAGGTCTCTACATCCTGACAACTTCAGCCAGAAATCTGTG AAAGAACAGGAGTATTCAGAAAGCCATTCGGCGCTTGTGAACCAAGCATACAAGACTCTGCTTAAGCCTTTGAGTCGTGGTCTTTATATG ctggagctggaggggATGCATATAGAAGAGGGCAACGACTCTGGGGCTGATTCAGAGTTTCTGATGGAGCTGATGGAGATCAATGAAGCTCTTGATGAGGCACAGACTCCAAAAGAAGCCAATAAGATCAGCCAAGACACAAAAG GGAAACTAGCAGACTTGACAGAGCAGATAGACGCTGCCCTTCATAAAG GGGAGCTTCAGACTGCCAAAGCACTGCTTGCCCAGATGAAATACTATGCAAACATTGAggagaaagcaaaggaaaaactTACAAAATTTATGTAA
- the lrrc8ab gene encoding volume-regulated anion channel subunit LRRC8A → MIPITELRYFVDTQPAYRILKPWWDVFTDYISIVMLMISVFGGTLQVTQDKMICLPCKWVVNETCKKNLNSTLSTSLFLEPKGIQYDLDRHQYNYVDAVCYENRLHWFAKYFPYLVLLHTLIFLACSNFWFKFPRTSSKLEHFVSILLKCFDSPWTTRALSETVVEESDPKPMKMNGSMDHKESVISEDVEASVPMLQRTKTRFEQGIVDRTETGVLDKKEGEQAKALFEKVKKFRIHVEEGDIVYRLYIRQTIIKVIKFILIICYTGYYVHDIKFSVDCSVNIESLTGYSVYRCAHPLATLFKILACFYISLVVVYGLICMYTLCWMLRRSLKKYSFESIREESSYSDIPDVKNDFAFMLHMIDQYDPLYSKRFAVFLSEVSENKLRQLNLNNEWTLDKLRQRITKNSQEKLELHLFMLSGIPDTVFDLMELEVLKLELIPDITIPPIIAQLLNLREMWLYHTPAKIEAPALAFLRENLKSLHIKFTDIKEIPLWIYSLKNLSELHLTGNLSAENNRYIVIDGLRELKRLKVLRLKSNLTKLPQVVTDVGMHLQKLSINNEGTKLMVLNSLKKMVNLTELELIRCDLERIPHSIFSLHNLQEIDLKDNNLKTIEEIISFQHLHRLVCLKLWYNQIAYIPIQIGTLTNLEKLYLNRNKIEKIPSQLFYCRKLRFLDLSHNNLTYIPTDIGFLQNLQYLAVTANRIESLPNELFQCKKLRTLNLGNNCLQSLPSRFGELTGLTQLELRGNRLECLPVELSECRQLKRTGLVVEEDLFNTLPTEVKEQLWKVDKEQA, encoded by the exons ATGATCCCCATCACAGAGCTGCGGTACTTTGTGGACACACAGCCAGCATACCGCATCCTGAAACCATGGTGGGATGTGTTCACAGACTACATTTCCATTGTTATGCTCATGATTTCTGTGTTTGGTGGGACACTGCAGGTCACCCAGGACAAGATGATTTGCCTGCCCTGTAAATGGGTGGTCAATGAGACCTGCAAGAAGAACTTAAATTCCACCCTCTCCACATCACTGTTCTTGGAGCCCAAAGGGATCCAGTATGATTTGGACCGCCACCAATACAACTATGTGGATGCTGTGTGCTATGAGAATAGATTGCACTGGTTTGCCAAGTATTTTCCCTACCTAGTATTACTTCATACCCTTATTTTTCTAGCTTGCAGCAACTTCTGGTTTAAGTTTCCACGGACTAGTTCCAAACTAGAGCACTTTGTATCCATCTTGCTGAAATGCTTTGACTCCCCATGGACAACTAGGGCACTGTCAGAGACAGTGGTTGAAGAGAGTGACCCAAAACCTATGAAAATGAACGGCTCAATGGACCACAAGGAGTCCGTTATCAGTGAGGATGTTGAAGCAAGTGTTCCTATGCTCCAAAGGACAAAGACACGCTTTGAGCAAGGCATTGTAGATAGAACAGAGACAggggttttggacaaaaaagAGGGTGAGCAGGCAAAGGCCCTGtttgaaaaagtgaagaagTTCCGTATACACGTTGAAGAAGGAGACATTGTGTACAGACTGTACATCCGTCAGACTATTATCAAAGTCATCaagtttattttgataatctgcTACACAGGGTATTACGTGCACGATATTAAATTTAGTGTTGACTGTTCGGTAAATATAGAAAGCCTGACAGGTTACAGCGTGTACCGTTGTGCTCACCCGTTGGctacactttttaaaatcttagcCTGTTTTTACATTAGCTTAGTGGTTGTGTATGGTTTGATCTGCATGTACACACTTTGCTGGATGCTCCGGCGCTCTCTAAAGAAATACTCCTTTGAGTCAATACGGGAAGAGAGCAGCTACAGTGACATACCTGATGTGAAGAATGACTTTGCATTCATGTTGCACATGATAGATCAGTATGACCCTCTGTACTCCAAACGCTTTGCTGTGTTTCTCTCAGAAGTAAGTGAAAATAAGCTGAGGCAGCTGAACCTCAACAATGAGTGGACACTGGACAAGCTCAGGCAGAGGATAACTAAGAACTCACAGGAGAAGTTGGAGTTGCACCTTTTCATGCTAAGTGGCATTCCAGACACGGTTTTTGACCTGATGGAGCTGGAGGTCCTTAAACTGGAGCTTATACCAGACATCACCATCCCCCCAATCATCGCCCAGCTGCTCAACCTGCGAGAGATGTGGCTTTATCACACACCAGCTAAAATCGAAGCTCCCGCATTGGCTTTTTTGCGTGAGAACTTGAAATCTCTTCACATCAAATTCACTGACATCAAAGAGATTCCCTTATGGATCTACAGTTTGAAGAATCTGAGTGAGCTTCATCTGACAGGGAATCTCAGTGCAGAGAACAACCGTTACATTGTCATTGATGGACTCCGAGAGCTCAAGAGGCTCAAAGTTCTTCGTCTGAAGAGCAATCTCACCAAGCTACCTCAGGTGGTGACTGATGTGGGTATGCACCTCCAGAAGCTTTCCATCAACAATGAAGGCACCAAGCTGATGGTGCTCAACAGCCTGAAGAAGATGGTGAACCTGACAGAGCTGGAGCTCATCCGCTGTGATCTAGAACGCATTCCGCACTCAATCTTCAGCTTGCACAACTTGCAGGAGATTGACCTGAAGGACAACAACCTGAAGACCATTGAGGAGATCATCAGCTTCCAGCATCTTCATCGGCTGGTCTGCCTTAAGCTCTGGTACAACCAGATTGCCTATATTCCCATCCAGATCGGCACACTGACCAACCTGGAGAAGCTGTACCTGAACAGAAACAAGATTGAGAAGATCCCTAGCCAGTTGTTTTATTGCCGCAAGCTGCGCTTCCTGGACCTGAGCCATAACAACCTGACCTATATCCCAACAGACATTGGCTTCCTCCAGAATCTTCAGTACCTGGCAGTGACAGCCAACAGG ATTGAGAGTCTGCCTAATGAGCTGTTCCAGTGCAAGAAGCTTCGCACTCTGAACTTGGGGAACAATTGCCTGCAGTCTTTGCCATCACGGTTTGGCGAGCTGACTGGGTTGACACAGctagagctgagaggaaaccGTCTGGAGTGTTTGCCCGTGGAGCTGAGTGAGTGCCGACAGCTAAAGAGAACTGGTCTCGTGGTGGAGGAGGACCTCTTCAACACGCTGCCCACTGAGGTTAAGGAACAGCTGTGGAAAGTTGACAAAGAACAAGCTTAA
- the ppil3 gene encoding peptidyl-prolyl cis-trans isomerase-like 3, whose product MAVTLHTDLGDFKIELFCERTPRTCENFVALCASGFYNGCIFHRNIKGFMVQTGDPTGTGKGGTSIWGRNFEDEFSEHLKHNVRGVVSMANNGPNTNGSQFFFTYAKQPHLDMKYTVFGKIIDGLETLDELEKLPVNEKTFRPLTETRIKDVTIHANPFAG is encoded by the exons ATG GCTGTCACCCTTCACACAGACCTAGGCGACTTTAAAATCGAATTGTTCTGTGAGCGCACGCCGAGGACATGCGAG aactTTGTGGCTCTGTGTGCCAGTGGGTTCTACAATGGTTGCATCTTCCACAGAAATATTAAAGGCTTCATGGTTCAAACAGGAGATCCTACAG GCACAGGCAAAGGAGGAACAAGTATCTGGGGTCGCAATTTCGAAGATGAGTTCAGTGAGCACTTAAAA cataATGTGAGAGGGGTGGTCTCAATGGCTAACAATGGCCCCAACACAAATGGCTCCCAGTTTTTCTTCACCTATGCCAAACAGCCTCACCTGGACATGAAGTACACAGTGTTTGGAAA GATTATTGATGGCCTGGAAACCCTGGATGAACTGGAGAAACTGCCTGTCAATGAAAAGACGTTTCGACCACTGACTGAAACCCGGATAAAGGATGTGACCATTCATGCTAACCCTTTTGCTGGATAG
- the zgc:101858 gene encoding 3-oxoacyl-[acyl-carrier-protein] reductase FabG codes for MASDDAFKVSSLKGKVTLITGASSGIGAGTSVLFARLGALLALNGRDVENLNKIAKQCTDCGAAKPLLVPGDLTDEETVRKAVEQTVAHFGRLDVLINSAGILAMGSIETTDLAQYDKVMSINVRSVYHLTQLCVPHLIKTKGSIVNVSSVSGQRSFPGVLAYCMSKSAIDQFTCCVALELASKQVRVNSVCPGVIITDVHKRAGLDEEQYTQFLAKCKQTHALGRPGEVEEVAHSIAFLASDAASFITGVNLPIDGGRHAMCPR; via the exons ATGGCCTCAGACGATGCATTTAAA GTGTCCTCCCTGAAGGGGAAGGTGACCCTGATAACGGGTGCCAGCTCAGGCATCGGGGCAGGTACGAGCGTCCTGTTCGCCAGACTCGGAGCCCTGCTGGCCCTCAACGGCCGCGACGTGGAAAACCTCAACAAAATAGCCAAGCAGTGCACCGACTGCGGAGCTGCAAAG CCTTTGCTTGTTCCTGGAGACCTGACTGATGAGGAGACCGTGAGGAAGGCAGTGGAGCAGACCGTCGCTCACTTCGGCCGGCTGGATGTCCTGATTAACAGCGCCGGTATCCTGGCCATGGGCAGCATCGAGACCACAGACCTAGCCCAGTACGACAAGGTCATGAGCATCAATGTCAG ATCTGTATACCATCTGACTCAACTTTGTGTGCCCCACTTGATCAAGACCAAAGGCTCCATCGTCAACGTATCCAGTGTCAGTGGACAGAGATCA tTCCCTGGTGTGCTGGCATATTGCATGTCCAAGTCGGCCATTGACCAGTTCACATGCTGTGTAGCACTTG agCTGGCATCAAAGCAAGTCAGAGTGAACTCCGTCTG CCCGGGTGTGATCATCACAGATGTCCACAAGAGAGCAGGACTGGATGAGGAGCAGTACACTCAG TTTCTTGCAAAGTGTAAGCAGACTCACGCCCTCGGTCGACCAGGTGAGGTGGAGGAAGTGGCCCACAGCATCGCCTTCCTGGCGTCCGACGCTGCCAGTTTCATTACTGGAGTCAACTTACCTATTGATGGAGGTCGCCATGCCATGTGCCCAAGATAA